One genomic segment of Plasmodium vivax chromosome 9, whole genome shotgun sequence includes these proteins:
- a CDS encoding hypothetical protein (encoded by transcript PVX_091620A), translating to MQKKRLAGKHMEKGKKSNYELAMCFAGPEANGLKTLSAQGACDSSAEKMEGAHGQAKMKNLKNVINPEDLYTEIICSDIRYGTHKSDCNGVIYVNEKQYERIIKRRLQKIKQDIERNREIRAYVAIQSKSCLNVSQPYADQPYADQPYADQPYVDQFRADHFLANQLHPEQLHAEQLRAEQLHPEQLHPNQFNTSLYNYDLNSNESFLKGKGARQNGVSTGLLISGGGPTALCPNVGSNGNYLPLYDSMRTVVDVKPGNTYDKRSAVYLNQYAPPYSAGLNLLENQNHHSHHSHHSHHSHHNHHNAMNNMANMANAANMTHLTNVSSASHRTNLNALNQGSHGEDLQGAAETYAEANDATQMGNSSNVANLANYSSMADLANLSELANMAELANLSDFANVPELANLSDFANVPELANLSDFANMTDLANLSNLANMTDLANLSDFANVGSFHNGGGLGGAENSASAPNGAGAANGGDMEEMEEMHMGEVHLGGLGGVHSVGQMGHGGHMGHPNQVNYANQVSQANHMGHSNQMGHSNQMGHPNQVDHMRYANQVGHPNYPNQAVHMDHQSRAAHMDHQNRAPHMDHHNRAAHMDHHNRAAHLNHHNRAAHLNHLSHANQMNHLNHMRQMSQMSHLNHMNHVNQMNQMNGMNHLNSSGNLTNFCNAVTGNFPYGPYDD from the coding sequence ATGCAGAAGAAGCGGCTGGCCGGCAAACAcatggaaaagggaaagaaaagcaaTTACGAGCTGGCCATGTGCTTTGCAGGGCCCGAGGCAAATGGGCTGAAGACGCTGAGCGCTCAGGGCGCATGCGACAGTAGCGCCGAGAAGATGGAGGGCGCCCACGGTCaggcgaaaatgaaaaacctGAAGAACGTAATAAACCCGGAGGACCTATACACCGAAATTATATGCAGCGACATCCGCTATGGAACCCACAAAAGCGACTGCAACGGGGTGATCTACGTGAATGAGAAGCAGTACGAACGAATAATTAAGAGAAGGCTCCAGAAGATAAAACAGGACATCGAGAGGAATAGGGAGATACGGGCGTACGTGGCCATACAGAGCAAATCCTGCCTGAACGTGAGTCAGCCCTACGCCGACCAGCCCTACGCCGACCAGCCCTACGCCGACCAGCCCTACGTCGATCAGTTTCGTGCCGACCATTTTCTTGCCAATCAGCTTCATCCTGAGCAGCTTCATGCAGAACAGCTTCGTGCAGAGCAGCTCCACCCCGAGCAGCTGCATCCCAACCAGTTTAACACATCCCTTTATAACTACGACCTGAACTCGAATGAGTCCTTCCTGAAGGGAAAAGGGGCCAGACAGAACGGGGTGTCAACAGGGCTGCTGATCAGCGGAGGAGGGCCCACTGCCCTGTGCCCAAACGTCGGCTCCAACGGCAACTACCTGCCACTGTACGACAGCATGAGGACAGTCGTGGACGTGAAGCCGGGAAATACCTACGACAAAAGAAGCGCCGTCTACCTGAACCAGTACGCGCCGCCATACTCCGCCGGCCTCAACCTGCTCGAAAATCAGAACCATCACAGCCATCACAGCCATCACAGCCATCACAGCCATCACAACCACCACAACGCGATGAACAATATGGCCAACATGGCGAACGCGGCAAATATGACCCACCTGACCAACGTCAGCAGCGCGTCCCACAGGACCAACCTGAACGCTCTGAACCAGGGGAGCCACGGGGAGGATCTGCAGGGCGCCGCGGAAACCTACGCCGAGGCGAACGACGCCACTCAAATGGGCAACTCCTCCAACGTGGCCAACCTGGCCAACTACTCCAGCATGGCCGATTTGGCCAACTTGTCGGAGCTAGCCAACATGGCGGAGCTAGCCAACTTGAGCGATTTCGCCAACGTGCCCGAGCTAGCCAACCTGAGCGACTTCGCCAACGTGCCCGAGCTAGCCAACCTGAGCGACTTCGCCAACATGACTGACCTGGCCAACCTCAGCAACTTGGCCAACATGACTGACCTGGCCAACCTCAGCGACTTCGCCAACGTGGGAAGCTTCCACAACGGGGGCGGTTTGGGCGGCGCGGAGAACTCGGCAAGTGCGCCAAACGGGGCAGGCGCGGCGAATGGGGGCGACATGGAGGAGATGGAGGAGATGCACATGGGGGAGGTGCACCTGGGCGGATTGGGCGGTGTGCACAGCGTGGGGCAGATGGGGCACGGCGGTCATATGGGCCACCCCAACCAGGTGAACTACGCGAATCAGGTGAGCCAAGCAAACCATATGGGTCACTCCAACCAGATGGGCCACTCCAACCAGATGGGCCACCCCAACCAGGTGGACCATATGCGCTACGCGAACCAAGTGGGCCACCCCAATTACCCCAATCAGGCGGTTCACATGGACCACCAAAGCCGAGCAGCTCATATGGATCATCAAAATAGAGCTCCTCACATGGACCACCACAATCGAGCCGCTCATATGGACCACCACAACCGGGCAGCCCATCTGAACCACCACAACCGGGCAGCCCATCTGAACCACCTGAGCCACGCGAACCAAATGAACCACCTGAACCACATGCGCCAGATGAGCCAAATGAGCCACTTGAATCACATGAACCACGTCAACCAGATGAACCAAATGAACGGCATGAAtcacctgaacagttcaggcAATTTGACCAACTTCTGCAATGCCGTAACTGGAAACTTCCCCTATGGCCCCTACGACGACTAG
- a CDS encoding alternative splicing factor ASF-1, putative (encoded by transcript PVX_091625A): MKAGKSGHRIYVGNIPGSMSKQEIIKAFEEFGKITEIDIKYNRNTNGTNYAFIEYESYKSAEKTIENKNGQKLKGYMLKVEYSIDKKNKEGGDLIALGGREAVSKGLLTNVRLPKNRSHYRVVVKNFPRKKIKLDGIKTFLMKAGKVIYTQLEDEITIAEYDCREGMLRAVNTLDRTMFNSTRKVYVRVLKDLPYDDSDADDSAQGCR; encoded by the coding sequence ATGAAGGCCGGAAAGAGTGGGCACCGAATCTACGTGGGGAACATCCCCGGGTCGATGAGCAAGCAGGAAATCATTAAGGCATTTGAAGAGTTCGGGAAGATAACCGAAATTGATATCAAGTACAACCGAAACACCAACGGAACGAATTACGCCTTCATAGAATATGAAAGTTACAAAAGTGCAGAAAAAAcgattgaaaataaaaatgggcagAAGCTCAAGGGCTACATGCTTAAGGTAGAATATAGCATAGATAAGAAGAACAAGGAAGGGGGGGATTTGATTGCTCttggggggagagaagccGTTTCAAAGGGACTCTTGACGAACGTTCGGTTGCCAAAGAACAGATCCCATTACCGAGTGGTCGTAAAGAACTTccccaggaaaaaaataaagctagATGGTATTAAGACCTTTCTTATGAAGGCAGGCAAAGTTATTTACACCCAATTGGAAGATGAAATTACCATTGCAGAGTATGACTGTCGGGAAGGGATGCTACGCGCGGTTAACACTTTAGATCGAACGATGTTTAACTCTACGAGGAAGGTTTACGTTCGGGTTCTTAAGGACCTGCCGTATGACGACTCGGATGCGGATGACTCCGCGCAGGGGTGCCGCTAG
- a CDS encoding adapter-related protein complex 4 mu 1 subunit, putative (encoded by transcript PVX_091610A), which yields MVVSQFYILSPRGDTIINRDFRGDVSKGSGEMFFRNVKLHKGGDAPPLFYLNGIHFTYLKNNSLYFVFTSLLNSSPSYVLELLYRVVKIVKDFCGQINEEVIRANFILIYEIVDEVIDYGYIQNSSTESIRHLIHNEISASSDVCVGGGSGGGGTSSSGGSITAGGVASAVGNTVGNSITSISNSTKRLANLSTFTMKNSNTLPSNASQKPIQLNEKKNEIFLDIVERINLVMNSKGEIAYSYVDGVILIKSYLQGNPFIKIALNEDLYIKNVHSDSTNNIIIDDCNFNHLVNLSQFEREKILSLYQPDGECVLMNYRINNNFKAPFRLYATVTYGPNHTVRRSSGEAGQAVELCIRIRLDIPAQYTCTNVFVNCNLCKHITNVHLDLNSASDLFSAQYIANEHRLLWTIKKFKVGLFTPPGEHEHSIRSKITLSPGYTFAKRDFGPIYILFEIPMFNLSKLRIKYLRIIESYKSSNTHRWVRYITQSSSYVYRLH from the exons ATGGTGGTGTCCCAGTTCTACATCCTGTCCCCGCGGGGGGACACCATCATCAACCGCGACTTCCGGGGGGACGTGTCcaaggggagcggcgagaTGTTTTTCCGAAACGTGAAGCTGCACAAGGGAGGAGACGCCCCCCCGCTGTTTTACCTAAACGGGATCCACTtcacatatttaaaaaacaacaGTCTCTATTTCGTGTTTACGTCTCTGCTTAACTCATCGCCTAGTTATGTCCTGGAGCTTCTCTACCGGGtggtaaaaattgtgaaggaCTTCTGTGGGCAAATAAATGAGGAGGTGATCCGAGcgaatttcattttgatatACGAAATTGTAGATGAGGTAATTGACTATGGGTACATTCAGAACAGCAGCACAGAAAGCATTCGCCATTTGATTCACAACGAGATAAGTGCTTCATCCGATGTGTGTGTGGGTGGTGGAAGTGGAGGTGGAGGGACATCTTCCAGTGGTGGGAGCATCACTGCTGGGGGAGTGGCCAGTGCAGTGGGGAACACCGTCGGAAATAGCATCACTAGTATAAGCAACAGCACGAAGAGGCTAGCCAACCTTTCCACTTTCACAATGAAGAACTCAAACACGCTACCCTCCAATGCGTCACAAAAACCAATACAGTTgaacgaaaagaaaaatgaaatctTCCTAGACATTGTAGAGAGGATTAATCTTGTTATGAACTCCAAAGGAGAAATCGCCTATTCGTATGTTGATGGGGTGATTCTTATTAAGTCCTACCTCCAGGGGAACCCCTTCATTAAGATCGCCTTGAATGAGGACCTCTATATTAAGAACGTCCACTCGGACAGCACCAATAACATCATAATTGATGACTGCAATTTTAACCACCTGGTGAATTTGTCTCAGTTCGAGCGGGAGAAGATTCTTTCTCTTTACCAGCCCGATGGGGAGTGCGTCCTCATGAACTACCGGATCAATAACAACTTCAAGGCCCCCTTCCGCCTCTACGCGACCGTCACCTACGGCCCCAACCACACGGTGAGGCGGTCAAGCGGTGAAGCCGGTCAAGCG GTCGAGCTCTGCATCCGCATCCGCCTGGACATCCCCGCGCAGTACACCTGCACGAACGTCTTCGTCAACTGCAACCTCTGCAAGCACATAACCAACGTGCACCTGGACCTGAACAGCGCCTCAGACCTCTTCTCCGCGCAGTACATCGCGAATGAGCACCGCCTTCTCTGGACCATTAAGAAGTTCAAGGTGGGGCTGTTCACCCCGCCC ggCGAGCACGAACACAGCATACGCTCCAAAATAACGCTGAGCCCCGGGTACACCTTCGCCAAGCGGGACTTCGGCCCGATCTACATCCTCTTCGAGATCCCCATGTTTAATCTATCCAAGCTGAGGATCAAGTACCTGCGGATCATCGAGAGCTACAAGTCCAGCAACACCCACAGGTGGGTGCGCTACATCACGCAGTCCTCCTCCTACGTCTACCGATTGCACTGA
- a CDS encoding ATP-dependent metalloprotease, putative (encoded by transcript PVX_091615A) — protein MNKPHILLKTARGMHNCGVTGRGGLVEEVLSCRKYLGALLNVPQVGGAAEGSTPAIGIVSGNRKGARRLLHVLKKYVRICCREGGLKRREMPKLGEAARRLLQMRGGEAVFPHEGKTHHDHFPREEASLGKPDQGRAPLDGWRKRSSWHNWPFTEGGFPPPKRYEQAAIGLQQKRRQFHQMVRVYLSKAPKGFESFEKTDRKKGDGVSSPSSKGSSPNSPNSPKPDEERNHKRLDNFLFFVLFLLLVSLFLFVDSNGLYNEVTQNDFFINYLAKGYVERIKLVNKDYVKAYLNVHGMSKYHQKYVSFRIGNSDAFERRVEIIQREMNIQRDQLIEVQYTNEANVLHEVKSYIPTILFFLLFAFIFQKITLKNVANSGMDRLFKMNKMNPISKQHLKTDVRFSNVAGMKQAKEEIMEFVDFLKTPSKYEALGAKMPKGALLCGAPGTGKTLLAKAVAGEANVPFFNISGSDFIEVFVGIGPSRVRELFAQARKHAPSIIFIDEIDAVGRKRSKGGFAAGGNDERENTLNQMLVEMDGFHTSNDKVVVLAGTNRVDILDPAITRPGRFDRIVNISKPDINERSEIFQVHLKNLKLHHSLDIQSISYLLASLTPGFVGADIANVVNEGAIQCARRSNLVGVQVKDFELAIERVIGGLPKSSSLISPFEKKIISYHETGHALIGWLLEFADPVLKVSILPRSNGALGYSQHLSEEVFLFSREALLDKVAVILGGRAAEELFIGKITTGAIDDLNKVTQLSYSYVSQYGMNKEIGLVSFQPNSSSDYSFYRPHSECLAHLIDNEVRCLIETQYNRVKSILRTHEEQVHKLADLLFRKETISYQDIVQCIGERPFPVKSAYEKFVKANPYRLGGQESGGGSGEVGRLNGGNGVAAIGEAEKATQGAHAAPQLGSPQLAAPNETLAEQHPAGKKGPPGEGSDDGNKGSKLSHVGTPR, from the coding sequence atgaacaagcCGCATATTCTTCTGAAAACCGCGAGGGGTATGCACAACTGTGGGGTGACGGGCCGCGGGGGCCTCGTGGAAGAGGTCCTGTCGTGCAGGAAGTACCTGGGGGCGCTGTTAAATGTACCCCAGGTAGGAGGGGCCGCGGAGGGAAGCACCCCTGCAATCGGCATCGTCAGCGGTAACCGCAAAGGGGCGAGACGGCTGCTTCACGTTTTGAAGAAGTACGTTCGGATCTGCTGCCGAGAGGGGGGCCTGAAAAGGAGGGAGATGCCCAAACTGGGTGAGGCAGCACGGCGTTTGCTGCAGATGaggggtggagaagcggtgttCCCTCACGAGGGGAAGACCCACCATGATCATTTCCCCAGGGAAGAGGCTTCCCTAGGGAAGCCCGACCAAGGGAGAGCTCCACTTGACGGCTGGCGGAAGAGGAGCAGCTGGCATAACTGGCCCTTCACCGAGGGtggatttcccccccccaaaagatACGAACAGGCAGCGATCGGTCTGCAGCAAAAGAGAAGGCAGTTCCACCAGATGGTTCGAGTGTACCTGTCCAAGGCACCTAAGGGGTTCGAAAGTTTCGAGAAGACGGATCGGAAGAAGGGGGACGGGGTGTCCTCCCCATCCTCCAAGGGGTCCTCCCCCAACTCTCCTAACTCCCCCAAACCGGATGAGGAGCGGAACCACAAACGGTTGGacaatttccttttcttcgtcCTCTTCTTGCTGCTGGTGTCCCTCTTCCTGTTTGTGGATTCGAATGGGCTGTACAACGAAGTGACGCAAaacgatttttttataaattaccTGGCGAAGGGGTACGTGGAGAGGATCAAGCTGGTGAATAAGGACTACGTGAAGGCGTACCTCAACGTGCACGGCATGAGTAAGTACCACCAGAAATACGTGAGCTTCCGCATAGGGAACAGCGACGCGTTCGAGCGGAGGGTGGAGATCATCCAGAGGGAAATGAACATCCAGAGAGACCAACTGATAGAGGTGCAGTACACAAATGAAGCGAATGTCTTACACGAAGTCAAGAGTTACATCCCCACcatcctcttcttcctcctcttcgcttttattttccaaaaaattacccTAAAGAATGTTGCAAATAGCGGCATGGACCGCCtattcaaaatgaataagATGAACCCCATAAGTAAACAGCACCTCAAAACAGATGTACGTTTCTCCAACGTTGCTGGGATGAAGCAAGCCAAAGAGGAAATAATGGAATTTGtggattttttaaaaacgcccTCCAAGTATGAAGCTTTGGGGGCAAAGATGCCCAAAGGGGCTCTCCTCTGTGGTGCCCCAGGAACGGGGAAGACACTACTAGCCAAAGCGGTAGCAGGGGAAGCCAacgttcccttttttaacataagtGGCAGTGACTTTATAGAAGTTTTCGTCGGCATAGGACCCTCCAGGGTTAGGGAACTGTTTGCCCAAGCGAGGAAACATGCACCCTCAATTATATTCATTGACGAGATAGATGCAGTGGGTAGGAAGAGATCCAAAGGGGGGTTCGCCGCTGGGGGCAATGACGAACGGGAAAATACGCTAAATCAAATGCTAGTCGAGATGGACGGATTCCACACATCAAATGATAAAGTGGTAGTCCTGGCAGGCACCAACAGGGTCGATATCCTAGACCCAGCTATCACACGACCGGGTAGGTTCGATAGAATTGTTAACATAAGCAAGCCAGATATTAACGAACGCTCCGAGATCTTCCAGGtgcacttaaaaaatttaaaattgcaCCACTCATTGGACATACAAAGTATTAGCTACCTCTTAGCTTCTCTAACCCCAGGCTTCGTAGGAGCAGACATCGCTAACGTGGTGAATGAAGGAGCCATTCAGTGTGCCCGGAGGTCTAACCTGGTTGGTGTTCAGGTGAAAGACTTTGAACTAGCCATCGAAAGAGTCATTGGCGGATTACCAAAGTCGTCTTCTCTCATCTCTccatttgaaaagaaaataatctCCTACCACGAAACGGGGCATGCACTCATCGGCTGGCTACTAGAATTTGCCGACCCCGTTTTGAAggtctccattttgccaagAAGTAATGGAGCCCTAGGTTACTCTCAACACCTGTCTGAAGaagtttttctcttttcgaGAGAAGCCCTCTTAGATAAGGTGGCAGTCATTTTAGGGGGAAGGGCAGCTGAAGAGCTATTCATCGGGAAAATCACAACTGGTGCCATCGACGATTTAAATAAAGTAACGCAACTGTCCTATTCTTACGTCTCTCAGTATGGAATGAATAAAGAAATCGGGCTGGTTTCCTTTCAACCGAACTCGTCTAGCGATTATAGCTTCTACAGACCGCACTCTGAGTGTCTCGCGCATCTGATAGACAACGAAGTGCGCTGCCTCATCGAGACGCAGTACAACAGAGTGAAATCCATTCTGCGTACACACGAGGAACAGGTGCACAAGCTGGCCGACTTGCTCTTCCGGAAGGAGACCATCTCCTACCAGGACATCGTGCAGTGCATCGGCGAGCGCCCCTTCCCGGTCAAGTCCGCCTACGAGAAGTTCGTCAAGGCGAACCCGTACAGGTTGGGCGGTCAGGAAAGcggcggggggagcggcgaggTAGGCCGCTTAAACGGGGGTAATGGCGTAGCTGCCATAGGGGAGGCCGAGAAAGCCACGCAGGGTGCACATGCCGCTCCGCAGCTGGGCTCACCGCAGCTGGCCGCGCCGAACGAAACGCTCGCGGAGCAGCACCCCGCggggaaaaaggggcccCCCGGGGAAGGCTCCGACGACGGGAACAAGGGCAGCAAGCTTTCGCACGTGGGCACCCCGCGCTGA